A single genomic interval of Hevea brasiliensis isolate MT/VB/25A 57/8 chromosome 4, ASM3005281v1, whole genome shotgun sequence harbors:
- the LOC110656188 gene encoding scarecrow-like protein 18, with amino-acid sequence TTIDSYYSDYEFYQEGQSREGTIFTLDQLQELQQQPFLDHRFLNDQRFDISSPSLQSCLEEIAKLGEILSKEIHQEVAQSKKNKQDSFPSTSLKLLRICGEGLKLSSERAINPTNTPSTKVASQGLSTEEIVRIAGKSYFKFFTQGIDATSILNTSVDASLSGLSNEDSKSVELAELIIPSADKVSNHQYDCPSILLDQCDSLSSATGNAVQRLVYYFSKALRERIDRETGRITFQDLEKLRSFNINEKIMASTPTILACHQQVPFSQVAHFAGIQAILEQVSETKKIHVIDLGIRIGVQWTVLMQALASQSKFHTELFKITAVGTTKKKLMEDTVGTTKKKLMEDTGKRLRSFAQTINFPFSFKTVIVSDMLEFEEDLFELDADETVVFYCDCLLTSLIPLPDRLASLMKVIRNLNPCIMPCIMVVNEPENNTASHAFVNRFIEALFHCSAFFDCLEACMGDDPNRIIIESFHFGEAIKNILAAEGVERKVQNAKLDVWRSFFARHGMYKVEPSASSLFQANLVAKKFACGNSSAVLMDGKDLIIGWKGTPLHSLSAWKFISQD; translated from the exons ACAACCATTGATTCCTATTATTCTGATTATGAATTCTATCAGGAAGGTCAATCAAGAGAAGGTACAATTTTCACCTTGGATCAACTACAAGAACTGCAGCAACAACCGTTTTTGGATCATAGATTTCTCAACGATCAAAGATTTGATATCTCTTCTCCATCACTTCAATCATGCCTAGAGGAAATAGCGAAGCTTGGTGAAATTCTAAGTAAAGAAATTCATCAAGAAGTTGCTCAATCCAAGAAAAATAAGCAAGATTCATTTCCTTCAACTTCACTTAAGCTCCTCAGGATTTGTGGTGAGGGGCTTAAATTGAGCAGTGAAAGAGCGATCAATCCAACCAATACACCAAGCACAAAGGTGGCAAGCCAGGGATTATCAACTGAAGAAATCGTGAGAATTGCTGGAAAAAGTTATTTCAAGTTCTTTACGCAAGGGATAGATGCTACCTCCATCCTTAACACTTCTGTTGATGCTTCTCTCTCAGGCCTTTCAAATGAGGATTCAAAAAGTGTGGAGCTTGCTGAACTTATTATACCTTCTGCTGATAAAGTAAGCAATCATCAATATGACTGCCCAAGCATATTGCTAGATCAATGTGATTCCTTGTCTTCTGCCACTGGAAATGCAGTTCAAAGACTAGTTTATTATTTTTCGAAGGCCCTTCGAGAGAGGATTGACAGAGAAACAGGAAGAATTACATTCCAGGATTTGGAAAAACTGCGGTCTttcaatattaatgagaaaatcaTGGCTTCCACCCCAACCATCCTGGCCTGTCACCAACAAGTTCCCTTCTCTCAAGTAGCACACTTTGCTGGAATCCAAGCCATTTTAGAACAAGTGTCTGAGACAAAGAAAATTCATGTGATTGACCTAGGAATCAGGATTGGAGTACAATGGACAGTCTTGATGCAAGCTCTGGCGTCGCAATCCAAATTCCACACTGAACTTTTCAAGATAACTGCAGTTGGGACTACTAAGAAAAAATTAATGGAGGACACAGTTGGGACTACTAAGAAAAAATTGATGGAGGACACTGGTAAAAGATTAAGGAGTTTTGCCCAGACCATCAATTTCCCCTTTTCTTTTAAGACAGTTATTGTATCAGACATGCTAGAATTCGAAGAAGATCTTTTTGAGTTAGATGCTGATGAAACAGTGGTTTTCTACTGTGATTGTTTGCTAACGAGCCTGATTCCATTGCCAGATAGGCTAGCTTCTCTGATGAAAGTGATCAGAAACCTCAATCCATGTATAATG CCATGTATAATGGTGGTCAATGAACCTGAGAATAATACCGCATCCCATGCTTTCGTTAACCGTTTCATAGAAGCTCTATTCCATTGCAGTGCATTTTTTGATTGCCTTGAGGCTTGTATGGGAGATGATCCAAACAGGATAATTATAGAATCATTTCACTTTGGTGAGGCAATCAAGAATATTCTTGCCGCTGAGGGAGTGGAAAGGAAGGTTCAAAATGCAAAGCTTGATGTTTGGAGGTCATTCTTTGCCAGACATGGGATGTACAAGGTTGAACCGAGTGCGTCGTCTTTATTCCAAGCAAATCTAGTAGCCAAGAAATTTGCTTGTGGGAATTCCTCTGCAGTTCTTATGGATGGTAAAGACTTAATTATTGGGTGGAAGGGCACACCATTGCATTCTCTTTCTGCTTGGAAATTTATTTCTCAAGATTAA